The Daucus carota subsp. sativus chromosome 7, DH1 v3.0, whole genome shotgun sequence genome window below encodes:
- the LOC108195491 gene encoding uncharacterized protein LOC108195491 isoform X2, whose amino-acid sequence MYVARLLSHYTKNPESLSLLPEGPNSGYLVIQDEEAETSSWFGSSKNHYLKSLPFPYNNILTIRTYVQNIQDLSTVDKVVLIPVINQPLSCNRKGFTCLKDEQVTCPHCKTRTPSKTIYDLTRRPVDPLGIYQQFHIYLGGTTEGGNGSFYANSVAHDAFPPDFLKMKRWCIRTRKAKNSKLAEALGLDSDLRARIADTSIQISCKSSEAVKVGMWYCPFIFIKDRTLAYQMKKSMYYEMTLEQRWEQIFECKNNSINCNAVMITAPVQKEVVLVGGSVAVWDAKNVVDKTIWFKAIETKGEEVSVGLSLEIFERMNWEQERAGYVGEGRRLVTFNRVEKFGGGSEGWRKFGCYVLVERFVLRRMDGSLVMTYDFKHTHQVRCIWE is encoded by the exons ATGTATGTGGCCAGGCTCCTCTCACATTATACGAAAAATCCTGAATCTCTTTCGTTACTACCAGAAGGTCCAAACTCTGGTTACTTGGTGATCCAAGATGAAGAAGCTGAGACATCTAGTTGGTTTGGATCATCCAAGAACCACTACCTTAAAAGCTTGCCTTTTCCTTATAACAATATTCTGACCATTCGAACTTATGTTCAAAACATACAAGATTTATCAACCGTAGATAAAGTTGTCCTTATTCCTGTTATAAATCAACCATTGTCTTGTAACAG GAAAGGATTCACCTGTTTGAAGGATGAACAAGTAACGTGCCCCCACTGCAAAACCAGAACACCAAGCAAAACAATTTATGATTTGACAAGAAGACCAGTTGACCCGCTAGGCATCTATCAACAGTTTCATATATATCTTGGGGGAACCACAGAGGGTGGCAACGGTTCCTTTTATGCCAATTCAGTTGCACATGATGCGTTCCCTCCAGATTTCTTGAAGATGAAACGTTGGTGCATCAGGACGAGAAAGGCTAAAAACAGTAAGTTAGCTGAAGCTTTAGGTCTTGACTCAGACCTCCGTGCACGCATTGCAGACACAAGCATTCAAATTTCTTGTAAGAGTTCTGAGGCTGTCAAAGTGGGGATGTGGTACTGCCCTTTCATTTTCATTAAGGACCGAACATTGGCTTATCAGATgaaaaaatcaatgtattatgaGATGACACTTGAGCAACGATGGGAGCAGATATTTGAATGCAAAAATAATTCTATTAACTGCAATGCTGTAATGATCACTGCACCTGTGCAGAAAGAAGTCGTATTAGTGGGAGGCAGTGTAGCTGTTTGGGATGCGAAGAATGTGGTCGACAAGACTATATGGTTTAAGGCCATTGAGACAAAAGGAGAAGAAGTAAGCGTTGGATTGAGTTTAGAGATATTTGAAAGGATGAATTGGGAGCAAGAGAGAGCTGGATATGTTGGTGAAGGAAGACGACTAGTGACGTTTAATAGAGTGGAGAAGTTTGGAGGAGGTTCTGAAGGATGGAGGAAGTTTGGGTGCTATGTATTGGTGGAGAGATTCGTGTTGAGAAGAATGGACGGAAGCTTGGTCATGACCTATGATTTTAAGCACACTCATCAGGTTAGGTGCATTTGGGAATGA
- the LOC108195491 gene encoding uncharacterized protein LOC108195491 isoform X1: MYVARLLSHYTKNPESLSLLPEGPNSGYLVIQDEEAETSSWFGSSKNHYLKSLPFPYNNILTIRTYVQNIQDLSTVDKVVLIPVINQPLSCNRYYAIDAGNHRENYKGKGFTCLKDEQVTCPHCKTRTPSKTIYDLTRRPVDPLGIYQQFHIYLGGTTEGGNGSFYANSVAHDAFPPDFLKMKRWCIRTRKAKNSKLAEALGLDSDLRARIADTSIQISCKSSEAVKVGMWYCPFIFIKDRTLAYQMKKSMYYEMTLEQRWEQIFECKNNSINCNAVMITAPVQKEVVLVGGSVAVWDAKNVVDKTIWFKAIETKGEEVSVGLSLEIFERMNWEQERAGYVGEGRRLVTFNRVEKFGGGSEGWRKFGCYVLVERFVLRRMDGSLVMTYDFKHTHQVRCIWE; this comes from the exons ATGTATGTGGCCAGGCTCCTCTCACATTATACGAAAAATCCTGAATCTCTTTCGTTACTACCAGAAGGTCCAAACTCTGGTTACTTGGTGATCCAAGATGAAGAAGCTGAGACATCTAGTTGGTTTGGATCATCCAAGAACCACTACCTTAAAAGCTTGCCTTTTCCTTATAACAATATTCTGACCATTCGAACTTATGTTCAAAACATACAAGATTTATCAACCGTAGATAAAGTTGTCCTTATTCCTGTTATAAATCAACCATTGTCTTGTAACAGGTACTATGCAATTGATGCAGGCAATCATAGGGAAAATTATAAAGG GAAAGGATTCACCTGTTTGAAGGATGAACAAGTAACGTGCCCCCACTGCAAAACCAGAACACCAAGCAAAACAATTTATGATTTGACAAGAAGACCAGTTGACCCGCTAGGCATCTATCAACAGTTTCATATATATCTTGGGGGAACCACAGAGGGTGGCAACGGTTCCTTTTATGCCAATTCAGTTGCACATGATGCGTTCCCTCCAGATTTCTTGAAGATGAAACGTTGGTGCATCAGGACGAGAAAGGCTAAAAACAGTAAGTTAGCTGAAGCTTTAGGTCTTGACTCAGACCTCCGTGCACGCATTGCAGACACAAGCATTCAAATTTCTTGTAAGAGTTCTGAGGCTGTCAAAGTGGGGATGTGGTACTGCCCTTTCATTTTCATTAAGGACCGAACATTGGCTTATCAGATgaaaaaatcaatgtattatgaGATGACACTTGAGCAACGATGGGAGCAGATATTTGAATGCAAAAATAATTCTATTAACTGCAATGCTGTAATGATCACTGCACCTGTGCAGAAAGAAGTCGTATTAGTGGGAGGCAGTGTAGCTGTTTGGGATGCGAAGAATGTGGTCGACAAGACTATATGGTTTAAGGCCATTGAGACAAAAGGAGAAGAAGTAAGCGTTGGATTGAGTTTAGAGATATTTGAAAGGATGAATTGGGAGCAAGAGAGAGCTGGATATGTTGGTGAAGGAAGACGACTAGTGACGTTTAATAGAGTGGAGAAGTTTGGAGGAGGTTCTGAAGGATGGAGGAAGTTTGGGTGCTATGTATTGGTGGAGAGATTCGTGTTGAGAAGAATGGACGGAAGCTTGGTCATGACCTATGATTTTAAGCACACTCATCAGGTTAGGTGCATTTGGGAATGA
- the LOC108194515 gene encoding uncharacterized protein LOC108194515, with product MYVTRLLSHCKKNPDSLSIPPEGPNSGYLVIQDEEAETSCWFGSSKNSYLKSLPFPYNNMLTDYSYTHDSVVKLHDVVLIPVISQPLSCSRYYAILAGGCSGRRKGEGFTCLKDEQVMCLHCKTRKPGSIIGDLTTKPVDPRDIYQQFKIVLTETQEGAKSYFYAKSVAHDGRPPAFLSTECWKIRTVRSRKYKLAEALGLNSALRECNMDINIQISDKSSEAVRVGKWYCPFMFIKDRTLVFQIKKSMYYEMTLEQRWEQIYECKNNHINSNAIRINAPVQTEVVLVEGGVAVWDEKNVVDKAIWFKGIQTKGREVSVGLSLEIVERMQWEQERVGYVGGGKRLVTFTRVEKFGGGAGGWRKFGCYVLVERFVLKRMDGSLVMTYDFKHTHQVRCIWE from the exons ATGTATGTGACCAGGCTCCTCTCTCACTGTAAAAAGAATCCTGATTCTCTTTCGATACCACCAGAAGGTCCCAATTCCGGGTACTTAGTAATCCAAGATGAAGAGGCTGAGACATCCTGTTGGTTTGGATCATCCAAGAACAGCTACCTTAAAAGCCTGCCTTTCCCTTATAACAATATGTTAACTGATTACTCGTATACTCATGACAGTGTTGTAAAGCTACACGATGTTGTTCTAATACCTGTTATAAGTCAGCCACTATCTTGTAGCAGGTACTATGCAATTCTGGCAGGTGGATGCTCAGGAAGACGTAAAGG GGAAGGATTTACGTGTTTGAAGGATGAACAAGTTATGTGTCTCCACTGCAAAACCAGGAAACCCGGTAGTATAATTGGAGATTTGACAACAAAACCAGTAGACCCACGAGACATCTATCAACAATTTAAGATAGTTCTTACTGAAACTCAAGAGGGTGCCAAGAGTTACTTTTATGCCAAATCAGTTGCACATGATGGGCGTCCTCCAGCTTTTTTGAGTACGGAGTGTTGGAAGATTCGTACGGTAAGGTCTAGAAAGTACAAGTTAGCTGAGGCTTTGGGTCTCAACTCAGCCCTCCGTGAATGCAACATGGACATAAACATTCAAATATCTGATAAGAGTTCCGAGGCTGTCAGGGTAGGGAAGTGGTACTGCCCATTCATGTTCATCAAGGACCGGACACTGGTTTTTCAGATAAAAAAGTCAATGTATTATGAGATGACCCTTGAGCAACGATGGGAGCAGATATATGAATGCAAAAATAATCACATTAACAGCAATGCTATCAGGATCAATGCACCTGTTCAGACAGAAGTTGTTTTAGTTGAGGGCGGGGTAGCTGTTTGGGATGAGAAGAATGTCGTTGACAAGGCTATATGGTTTAAGGGCATTCAGACAAAAGGAAGAGAAGTCAGTGTTGGATTGAGTTTAGAGATTGTTGAAAGGATGCAATGGGAGCAAGAGAGAGTTGGATATGTTGGTGGAGGAAAACGATTAGTGACGTTTACTAGAGTGGAGAAGTTTGGAGGAGGTGCTGGAGGATGGAGGAAGTTTGGGTGCTATGTATTGGTGGAGAGATTCGTGTTGAAAAGAATGGACGGAAGCTTGGTCATGACCTATGATTTTAAGCACACTCATCAAGTAAGGTGCATATGGGAATGA
- the LOC108194126 gene encoding uncharacterized protein LOC108194126 isoform X1 encodes MNLSSRTEIHGLHPHPHPLAPSLSLQKPFVSLSKTPTFLSPRTHLSTSAPHYKPRNFRVFNAKQAWFRNNEQQGVIYTDDLSEDGEVYKSTLRLVECSMFAALGGLSYILSSSLAIENYFGCFFALPIVFSSIRWGLAAGRKTMVATAILLFVLAGPLKALTYLLMYGLLGLTMGSLWRLRASWGISVCLTAVARALGATCYVVMYSFLIRENILSLITINIHASLTYILTALGFITIPSMNTIYAIFGILLLMNCGFFVFLLHLLYSVFFTRLGMKESLRLPGWLDKAI; translated from the exons ATGAATCTCTCGTCAAGGACCGAGATTCATGGCCTTCACCCCCACCCACATCCTCTtgccccctctctctccctacAAAAACCCtttgtttctctctctaaaacGCCCACTTTTTTGTCACCAAGAACCCATCTTTCCACCTCTGCACCCCACTACAAGCCAAGAAATTTCAGGGTTTTCAATGCCAAGCAAGCCTGGTTTCGAAACAATGAGCAACAGGGGGTGATCTACACCGATGACTTGTCGGAAGACGGAGAGGTGTACAAAAGCACTCTGAGATTAGTGGAGTGTTCTATGTTTGCTGCACTTGGGGGATTGAGTTATATTCTGAGTAGTTCTCTTGCAATTGAG AATTATTTTGGATGTTTCTTCGCATTGCCAATAGTATTCTCCTCTATAAGATGGGGTTTAGCTGCTGGAAGAAAAACTATG GTGGCAACTGCTATACTGTTATTTGTTTTAGCTGGTCCATTAAAAGCTTTAACTTATCTG TTGATGTACGGGTTGCTAGGTCTTACTATGGGTTCTTTGTGGAG GTTAAGGGCAAGTTGGGGCATTTCTGTCTGTCTGACTGCAGTT GCTCGGGCTTTGGGTGCCACATGTTATGTTGTGATGTACTCATTCTTAATTAGAGAAAATATTCTCTCTCTG ATCACAATAAATATTCATGCTAGTCTCACATATATCCTTACAGCATTGGGATTTATCACAATTCCATCGATGAACACTATATATGCCATCTTCGGGATTCTG CTTTTGATGAACTGTGGTTTCTTTGTGTTCTTGCTGCATCTTCTTTATTCGGTATTCTTTACACGTCTTGGAATGAAAGAATCACTGAGGTTGCCAGGTTGGTTGGACAAGGCAATATAA
- the LOC108194126 gene encoding uncharacterized protein LOC108194126 isoform X2, whose amino-acid sequence MNLSSRTEIHGLHPHPHPLAPSLSLQKPFVSLSKTPTFLSPRTHLSTSAPHYKPRNFRVFNAKQAWFRNNEQQGVIYTDDLSEDGEVYKSTLRLVECSMFAALGGLSYILSSSLAIENYFGCFFALPIVFSSIRWGLAAGRKTMVATAILLFVLAGPLKALTYLLMYGLLGLTMGSLWRLRASWGISVCLTAVARALGATCYVVMYSFLIRENILSLHWDLSQFHR is encoded by the exons ATGAATCTCTCGTCAAGGACCGAGATTCATGGCCTTCACCCCCACCCACATCCTCTtgccccctctctctccctacAAAAACCCtttgtttctctctctaaaacGCCCACTTTTTTGTCACCAAGAACCCATCTTTCCACCTCTGCACCCCACTACAAGCCAAGAAATTTCAGGGTTTTCAATGCCAAGCAAGCCTGGTTTCGAAACAATGAGCAACAGGGGGTGATCTACACCGATGACTTGTCGGAAGACGGAGAGGTGTACAAAAGCACTCTGAGATTAGTGGAGTGTTCTATGTTTGCTGCACTTGGGGGATTGAGTTATATTCTGAGTAGTTCTCTTGCAATTGAG AATTATTTTGGATGTTTCTTCGCATTGCCAATAGTATTCTCCTCTATAAGATGGGGTTTAGCTGCTGGAAGAAAAACTATG GTGGCAACTGCTATACTGTTATTTGTTTTAGCTGGTCCATTAAAAGCTTTAACTTATCTG TTGATGTACGGGTTGCTAGGTCTTACTATGGGTTCTTTGTGGAG GTTAAGGGCAAGTTGGGGCATTTCTGTCTGTCTGACTGCAGTT GCTCGGGCTTTGGGTGCCACATGTTATGTTGTGATGTACTCATTCTTAATTAGAGAAAATATTCTCTCTCTG CATTGGGATTTATCACAATTCCATCGATGA
- the LOC108194126 gene encoding uncharacterized protein LOC108194126 isoform X3 has translation MGFSCWKKNYGGNCYTVICFSWSIKSFNLSVCMLLQLMYGLLGLTMGSLWRLRASWGISVCLTAVARALGATCYVVMYSFLIRENILSLITINIHASLTYILTALGFITIPSMNTIYAIFGILLLMNCGFFVFLLHLLYSVFFTRLGMKESLRLPGWLDKAI, from the exons ATGGGGTTTAGCTGCTGGAAGAAAAACTATG GTGGCAACTGCTATACTGTTATTTGTTTTAGCTGGTCCATTAAAAGCTTTAACTTATCTG TTTGCATGCTCTTGCAGTTGATGTACGGGTTGCTAGGTCTTACTATGGGTTCTTTGTGGAG GTTAAGGGCAAGTTGGGGCATTTCTGTCTGTCTGACTGCAGTT GCTCGGGCTTTGGGTGCCACATGTTATGTTGTGATGTACTCATTCTTAATTAGAGAAAATATTCTCTCTCTG ATCACAATAAATATTCATGCTAGTCTCACATATATCCTTACAGCATTGGGATTTATCACAATTCCATCGATGAACACTATATATGCCATCTTCGGGATTCTG CTTTTGATGAACTGTGGTTTCTTTGTGTTCTTGCTGCATCTTCTTTATTCGGTATTCTTTACACGTCTTGGAATGAAAGAATCACTGAGGTTGCCAGGTTGGTTGGACAAGGCAATATAA
- the LOC108193658 gene encoding choline/ethanolaminephosphotransferase 1: MGYIGAHGVASLHRYKYSGVDHSYLAKYVLQPFWRNCVNIFPLWMPPNMITLMGFVFLGISASLGYIYSPRLDSPPPRWVHVAHGLLLFLYQTFDAVDGKQARRTNSSSPLGELFDHGCDALACALEALAFGSTSMCGKYTFWFWVISAVPFYGATWEHYFTNTLILPAVNGPTEGLMLIYVGHCFTAIVGAEWWDQQFGKSLPFLNWIPILSEVPTYGAVLYLMIAFAVIPTVTFNVHNVYKVVQARKGSMLLALAMLYPFVVLMAGILIWDYLSPFNIMVNYPHMVVMGTGLAFGFLVGRMILAHLCDEPKGLKTNMCMSLLYLPFAIANTLTARLNDGIPLVEENWVLLGYCVYTGALYLHFATSVIHEITTALGIYCFRITRKEA; the protein is encoded by the exons ATGGGTTATATAGGAGCTCATGGTGTTGCTTCATTGCATAGATATAAGTACAGTGGGGTGGATCACTCGTATCTCGCCAAGTATGTCTTGCAGCCCTTTTGGAGGAACTGTGTTAACATTTTCCCTCTTTGGATGCC ACCCAATATG ATTACTCTAATGGGATTTGTGTTCTTGGGCATATCTGCTTCCTTAGGCTAT ATATATTCACCTCGCTTAGATTCGCCTCCACCCAGATGGGTTCATGTTGCTCATGGACTTCTACTTTTCCTTTACCAG ACTTTTGATGCTGTGGATGGTAAGCAAGCAAGACGAACTAATTCCTCGAGTCCACTGGGAGAGCTTTTTGATCATG GATGCGATGCACTTGCATGTGCG TTAGAAGCATTAGCGTTTGGAAGCACATCCATGTGTGGGAAATATACTTTCTGGTTTTGGGTGATATCAGCTGTTCCATTTTATGGTGCCACATGGGAACA CTATTTCACCAATACACTAATCCTCCCTGCAGTTAATGGACCTACAGAGGGTCTCATGCTGATATATGTGGGGCATTGCTTTACAGCTATAGTTG GAGCTGAATGGTGGGACCAGCAGTTTGGAAAATCTCTGCCATTCTTGAATTGGATCCCAATTCTAAGTG AGGTTCCTACATATGGAGCTGTACTGTATCTGATGATTGCTTTTGCGGTTATTCCAACAGTAACATTCAA TGTGCACAATGTTTATAAAGTTGTCCAGGCAAGAAAAGGAAGCATGCTTCTGGCTTTAGCAATG CTTTACCCATTTGTGGTGCTTATGGCAGGGATTTTGATCTG GGATTATTTGTCACCATTTAATATAATGGTCAACTATCCACATATGGTTGTGATGGGAACTGGACTTGCTTTTGGATTTCTTGTG GGGAGAATGATTCTGGCACACTTATGTGACGAACCAAAGGGATTGAAAACTAATATGTGCATG TCACTGTTATATCTCCCCTTTGCTATTGCAAATACACTCACTGCCAGACTGAACGATGG AATTCCTTTGGTTGAAGAAAATTGGGTTCTCCTTGGTTACTGTGTATACACTG GTGCACTCTATCTGCATTTTGCAACATCAGTTATTCATGAAATTACAACTGCCCTGGGAATCTACTGCTTCAG GATAACAAGGAAAGAGGCTTGA
- the LOC108194516 gene encoding S-adenosylmethionine decarboxylase proenzyme: MKEMTPSDSEEEGPHMKDRLLEQPKWHVYASCAASTHTPNPVYTMEMFMTSLDRDKASILYKTSSSSATLVTEDSGIRNILPNSKICGFEFDPCGYFMYAIEGLVVSTIHITPEHGFSYAKFRAVGYDPNSVSLDRLVVRVLNCFEPKELSIALQANFASKLLEKTSSVDVKGYCLEERTCEYLGMDGSIVYQKFVKNQSCESLRSVPKSCWKEEEKEEKEYE; encoded by the exons ATGAAGGAGATGACTCCGTCAGATTCTGAAGAAGAAGGACCCCACATGAAGGATCGCCTAC TAGAGCAGCCGAAATGGCATGTGTACGCTTCTTGTGCTGCATCCACACACACTCCTAACCCCGTGTATACAATGGAAATGTTCATGACTTCTTTGGACAGGGACAAGGCATCTATCCTCTATAAAACTAGTTCAAGCTCTGCGACTCTAGTGACTGAGGACTCTGGCATACGAAACATTCTTCCAAACTCGAAGATATGTGGTTTTGAATTTGACCCATGTGGTTATTTCATGTATGCAATTGAAGGCCTTGTTGTCTCTACTATTCACATTACACCTGAACATGGCTTTAGTTATGCAAAATTTAGAGCTGTTGGATATGATCCAAACTCTGTTAGTCTTGACCGGCTTGTTGTCAGGGTCTTGAACTGTTTTGAACCCAAGGAGTTATCAATAGCTCTGCAGGCTAATTTTGCATCTAAACTACTTGAAAAGACCAGCTCTGTGGATGTTAAGGGCTATTGTTTGGAAGAGAGAACTTGTGAATATCTTGGAATGGATGGTTCAATTGTTTACCAGAAGTTTGTTAAGAATCAAAGCTGTGAATCTCTTAGATCAGTTCCGAAAAGCTGCTGGAAGGAGGAAGAGAAAGAGGAAAAGGAGTATGAGTAA
- the LOC108195415 gene encoding inorganic pyrophosphatase TTM2, translating into MAKDNFSGELIQRRTGLLKDQVRLVKRKDLDRYEIVSIRDKLSYEKGFFVAIRACQLLVQKNDGLILVGIAGPSGAGKTIFTEKILNFMPSVAVISMDNYNDATRVIDGNFDDPRLTDYDTLLKNIHDLKAGKPVEVPIYDFKASMRTGYRTIEVPSSRIVIIEGIYALSEKLRPLLDLRVSVTGGVHFDLVKRVFRDIQRAGQAPQEIIHQISETVYPMYKAFIEPDLQMAHIRIINKFNPFTGFQCPTYILKSRRDVTVDQIKLVMPEEHTETMEQTYDIYLLPPGEDPESCQSYLRMRNRDGKYNLMFEEWVTDSPFVISPRITFEVSVRLLGGLMALGYTIAAILKRSSHVFSDERVSVKIDWLEQLNRHYVQVQGRDRAVVKGVAEQLGLEGSYIPRTYIEQIQLEKIVNEVMAVPDDLRTKLSIDEDLGSSPSDSLSRASSKRVTLRNKNIKSGMSHSYSTRRDKNLYKLTNLAFCGQNFDDGSTEPPPTIESEGAITQLSEQIFTLNDRIDEFASKMDELNSNFSIKRVLSSSQQPEACNGSASTSYLTYDPRNGSALLSSSSSSQLAKETAFMEEILSIARGQRQILHQLENLTNNLHNLGEVFHQTKSVRKSLFVDYERISGSVILTLAIGGVGIFLFRGYVSRI; encoded by the exons ATGGCAAAAGATAATTTTAGTGGGGAGTTAATACAACGAAGGACTGGTCTGTTAAAGGATCAAGTACGCCTAGTTAAGAGGAAAGATTTGGATCGTTATGAGATTGTATCTATTCGAGATAAGCTTTCATATGAGAAAGGTTTCTTTGTTGCCATCCGTGCATGCCAGTTACTTGTCCAAAAGAATGATGGGCTTATATTAGTAGGGATTGCTGGTCCTTCTGGTGCTGGGAAGACTATTTTTACGGAAAAAATATTGAACTTTATGCCTAGCGTGGCTGTGATATCGATGGACAACTACAATGATGCTACACGGGTAATTGATGGAAACTTTGATG ACCCACGCTTGACAGACTATGACACGTTGCTAAAGAACATCCATGATTTGAAGGCGGGGAAACCTGTGGAAGTTCCAATATATGATTTCAAGGCCAGTATGCGCACAGGATACAG GACGATTGAAGTTCCAAGCTCCCGTATTGTAATTATTGAAGGAATTTATGCTCTGAGTGAAAAATTGCGTCCCCTCCTGGATCTCCGAGTATCTGTGACAGGTGGAGTTCACTTTGATCTTGTTAAAAGGGTCTTTCGGGACATTCAACGTGCTGGACAAGCACCTCAAGAGATCATCCACCAGATATCAGAAACG GTATATCCGATGTACAAGGCTTTCATCGAACCAGATCTTCAAATGGCtcatattagaattattaacAAATTTAATCCATTCACTGGATTCCAGTGTCCCACTTATATCTTAAAG TCACGAAGGGATGTTACAGTTGATCAAATCAAGCTTGTCATGCCTGAAGAGCATACTGAAACTATGGAACAGACTTACGATATATATCTATTACCTCCAGGAGAAGATCCTGAATCATGTCAATCATACTTGAGGATGCGAAATAGAGATGGAAAATACAATCTCATGTTTGAG GAATGGGTTACGGATTCTCCATTTGTTATATCACCAAGGATAACCTTCGAAGTCAGTGTGAGACTTCTCGGTGGGCTTATGGCTTTGGGGTATACAATAGCAGCAATCCTGAAAAGAAGTAGCCATGTGTTCTCTGATGAAAGAGTGTCTGTGAAAATTGATTGGTTGGAACAACTGAACCGCCATTATGTTCAG gTGCAAGGAAGAGATCGTGCAGTTGTGAAGGGAGTGGCAGAGCAACTAGGATTGGAGGGTTCATACATTCCTCGTACTTACATAGAACAAATTCAGCTTGAGAAGATAGTAAATGAAGTTATG GCTGTACCTGATGATTTGAGGACAAAACTGAGCATAGATGAGGATCTGGGGTCAAGCCCTAGTGATTCACTTTCTCGAGCTTCATCAAAGAGGGTCACATTGAGaaataaaaacattaaaag TGGAATGTCACATTCCTACTCTACACGGAGGGACAAAAATTTATACAAGCTTACTAATTTAGCCTTCTGCGGTCAAAATTTTGATGATGGATCCACAGAGCCGCCACCAACCATTGAAAGTGAG GGTGCCATTACCCAGCTCTCGGAACAAATTTTTACACTAAATGATAGGATTGATGAGTTTGCATCTAAAATGGATgaattaaattccaattttagCATTAAAAGAGTTTTGTCTAGCTCCCAACAACCTGAAGCTTGTAATGGATCAGCTTCGACCTCATACCTTACTTATGATCCACGCAATGGGTCTGCATTACTTTCTTCTAGTTCTTCATCTCAGCTAGCAAAGGAAACTGCCTTCATGGAAGAG ATATTAAGCATTGCTCGTGGACAACGTCAAATCTTGCACCAGTTGGAAAATCTTACAAATAACCTCCATAACTTGGGAGAGGTGTTTCATCAAACAAAGAGCGTCCGGAAAAGCTTATTTGTTGATTATGAGCGCATTAGCGGTTCAGTGATCCTAACATTGGCAATTGGTGGTGTTGGAATCTTCTTGTTTAGAGGTTACGTATCCCGCATTTGA